A window of Branchiostoma floridae strain S238N-H82 unplaced genomic scaffold, Bfl_VNyyK Sc7u5tJ_818, whole genome shotgun sequence contains these coding sequences:
- the LOC118409027 gene encoding TNF receptor-associated factor 2-like — MPGYSVKLKGEGTDPKYCCSCCTLLLNEPRQTSCGHRYCKSCLEDLNRKYSFSFRANEGPFTCKVRSCGESINIREIFPDRAIEKEIQKFEVFCDNNDDGCTWEGLLHQLQAHRGECEYEKIACIHKDCGERIPRKDLSKHLTDTCALRPSACQWCKESLPFKDIAKHQESCPMAPARCKWCGKKGLTRSQLQDHQHPQTGDCPNMKLPCHFEPVGCQEQLERKQHGDHQKKTITAHLNMVLAMLLQLATNVEGLRDEDVEARENMRAAIPRLDKTLKDQVSKITQLEQRISDYQSEGATASGSSGLKALENRVEQIRAKVEDVIKKLAAWEPRVGTFEGIVAVLNREIEKCSSQMEAYERQRRQDREIIETLERKVRSLERIIALKDVALAEQDLRIQTLELTSYDGILTWKIADFTRKRHDAITGKTASFYSPCFFTSRTGYKMCARIYLNGDGMGKGTHVSLFFVVMRGHYDGLLRWPFRQKVTFMLLDQNNREHVIDAFRPDPTSSSFQRPTSDMNIASGCPLFVPLSQLDSSSHAYVRDDTMFLRVIVDTADLN, encoded by the exons AAATATTCATTTTCCTTCAGGGCCAACGAAGGGCCATTTACATGTAAGGTACGGTCTTGTGGCGAGAGCATCAATATCAGAGAG ATATTTCCAGATAGGGCAATTGAGAAGGAGATTCAAAAGTTTGAAGTGTTCTGTGACAACAACGATGATGGTTGCACATGGGAAGGACTCCTACATCAACTTCAG GCTCACCGTGGTGAGTGTGAGTATGAGAAGATTGCCTGCATCCACAAAGACTGCGGGGAGAGAATCCCAAGAAAGGACCTTTccaaacatcttacagacacctGTGCCTTACGACCTAGTGCCTGTCAGTGGTGTAAGGAATCCCTCCCATTCAAGGACATTGCG AAACACCAGGAGTCGTGCCCCATGGCCCCTGCCCGGTGTAAGTGGTGCGGTAAGAAGGGTCTGACTCGCTCACAGCTGCAGGACCATCAACATCCGCAGACTGGAGACTGTCCCAACATGAAACTGCCGTGTCACTTCGAACCAGTCGGATGTCAGGAGCAG CTGGAGAGGAAGCAACATGGCGACCACCAAAAGAAAACCATCACAGCTCATCTCAACATGGTTCTGGCCATGCTCCTCCAACTGGCAACAAACGTGGAGGGGCTCCGAGATGAGGACGTGGAGGCACGCGAGAATATGCGAGCTGCCATTCCTCGACTGGACAAGACCCTCAAGGACCAAGTAAGCAAGATTACTCAGTTAGAGCAGAGGATTTCCGATTACCAGTCCGAAGGGGCAACGGCGTCAGGATCAAGCGGCTTGAAGGCACTGGAGAATCGAGTGGAACAGATTCGGGCAAAGGTTGAAGACGTGATTAAGAAACTTGCAGCATGGGAACCCAGAGTCGGCACGTTTGAAGGGATCGTCGCCGTTCTCAATCGTGAGATCGAGAAGTGCAGCTCCCAGATGGAGGCATACGAACGACAACGTCGTCAGGACAGGGAGATCATCGAGACTCTGGAGAGGAAGGTTAGGTCTCTGGAAAGGATCATCGCCCTGAAGGACGTTGCCCTCGCGGAACAAGACCTCCGAATCCAGACCCTCGAATTGACCAGCTACGATGGCATCCTGACATGGAAAATTGCAGACTTTACACGTAAGCGTCACGACGCCATCACGGGAAAGACGGCAAGTTTCTACTCGCCATGTTTCTTCACCAGCCGTACAGGGTACAAGATGTGCGCCCGGATCTACCTGAACGGAGACGGGATGGGGAAGGGCACTCATGTCAGCCTGTTTTTCGTCGTCATGAGGGGGCACTACGATGGACTTCTGCGCTGGCCTTTCAGGCAAAAG GTAACCTTCATGCTTTTGGACCAGAACAACCGAGAACACGTGATCGACGCGTTCCGTCCTGACCCGACCAGCTCGTCCTTCCAGCGGCCCACCAGTGACATGAACATCGCCAGTGGATGTCCGCTCTTCGTGCCGCTCAGTCAACTAGACAGCAGCAGCCACGCCTATGTTAGGGACGACACAATGTTCCTAAGGGTCATAGTAGACACCGCTGATCTCAACTGa
- the LOC118409019 gene encoding TNF receptor-associated factor 2-like yields the protein MPGYSVKLKGEGTDPKYCCSCCALLLNEPRQTSCGHRYCKSCLEDLNGASAGHLTCKVPSCGNSINIGELFPDRAIEKEIQKFEVFCDNNDDGCTWEGRLRQLQTHLGECEYEKIACIHKDCGERIPRRDLSKHLTDICALRATTCQWCKESHSFKDIVKHQESCPMAPARCKWCGKKGLTRSQLQDHQHPQTGDCPNMKLPCHFEPVGCQEKLEKKQHGDHQKKTIEAHLNMVLTMLLQLATNVEGYRDQDIEAQENMRVVIPRLDKNIKDQDSKITQLVQKLSDYQSEGGTASESSGLKAALENRVEQMRAKVEIMTKKLAAWEPSVGTFEGIVAVLNREIEKCSSQMETHERQRRQDIEILERKVRSLERIIALKDASAVHAEQCLLNQTMTSYDGILTWKITDFTRKRHDAITGKTTFIYSPYFFTSRTGYKMCARIYLNGDGMGKGTHVSLFFVLMRGHFDRLLRWPFRQKVTFLLLDLNNREHVIDAFRPNPTSSSFQRPTSDMNIASGCPLFVPHSQLDSSSHAYVDEDTMFIRVIVDTADLH from the exons ATGCCTGGCTACTCGGTGAAACTGAAGGGGGAGGGTACCGACCCGAAGTACTGCTGTTCCTGCTGTGCTCTACTGCTGAATGAGCCAAGACAAACATCCTGTGGACATCGGTACTGTAAATCATGTTTGGAAGACCTGAATGG GGCCAGTGCAGGACATCTCACATGTAAGGTACCATCATGTGGTAACAGCATCAACATCGGAGAG CTGTTTCCAGATAGGGCCATTGAGAAGGAGATTCAAAAGTTTGAAGTGTTCTGTGACAACAACGATGATGGTTGCACATGGGAGGGACGCCTACGACAGCTTCag ACCCATCTTGGTGAGTGTGAGTATGAGAAGATCGCCTGCATCCACAAGGACTGCGGGGAGAGAATCCCAAGGAGGGACCTTTccaaacatcttacagacatctGTGCGCTCCGGGCTACTACCTGCCAGTGGTGTAAGGAGTCTCACTCATTCAAGGATATTGTG AAACACCAGGAGTCGTGCCCCATGGCCCCTGCCCGGTGTAAGTGGTGCGGTAAGAAGGGTCTGACCCGCTCACAGCTGCAGGACCATCAACATCCGCAGACTGGAGACTGTCCCAACATGAAACTGCCGTGTCACTTCGAACCAGTAGGATGTCaggaaaag CTGGAAAAAAAGCAACATGGCGACCACCAGAAGAAGACCATCGAAGCTCATCTCAACATGGTTCTCACCATGCTCCTCCAACTGGCAACAAACGTGGAGGGGTACCGGGACCAGGACATTGAGGCTCAAGAGAACATGCGCGTTGTCATTCCTCGACTGGACAAGAACATCAAAGACCAAGACAGCAAGATTACTCAGTTGGTGCAGAAGCTATCCGATTACCAGTCTGAGGGGGGGACGGCGTCAGAATCAAGCGGCTTGAAGGCGGCACTGGAGAATCGAGTTGAACAGATGCGGGCTAAAGTTGAAATCATGACGAAGAAGCTCGCCGCCTGGGAACCAAGCGTCGGCACGTTTGAGGGGATCGTCGCCGTTCTCAATCGTGAAATCGAAAAATGTAGCTCCCAGATGGAGACGCACGAACGACAACGTCGTCAGGACATCGAGATTCTGGAGAGGAAGGTCAGATCTCTGGAAAGGATCATCGCTCTGAAGGACGCTAGCGCTGTCCATGCGGAACAATGCCTCCTAAACCAGACAATGACCAGCTATGACGGCATCCTGACATGGAAGATCACAGACTTCACCCGTAAGCGCCACGACGCCATCACGGGGAAGACAACCTTTATCTACTCGCCGTATTTCTTCACCAGCCGTACAGGGTACAAGATGTGCGCCCGGATCTACCTGAACGGAGACGGGATGGGGAAGGGCACTCATGTCAGCCTGTTCTTCGTCCTGATGAGGGGGCACTTTGACAGGTTGCTGCGCTGGCCTTTTAGACAAAAG GTGACCTTCCTGCTTCTGGACCTAAATAACCGAGAACACGTGATCGACGCGTTCCGTCCTAACCCGACCAGCTCGTCCTTCCAGCGGCCCACCAGTGACATGAACATCGCCAGTGGATGTCCGCTCTTCGTGCCGCACAGTCAGCTGGACAGCAGTAGCCATGCCTATGTCGACGAGGACACCATGTTCATCAGGGTCATAGTAGACACCGCTGATCTTCATTAA